A stretch of Rhizobium sp. TH2 DNA encodes these proteins:
- a CDS encoding alpha-N-arabinofuranosidase gives MEARVTAHARYTIADIDKRLYGSFLEHLGRAVYTGIYEPGHSTADANGMRGDVLDLVRELNTPVCRYPGGNFVSAYNWEDGIGPKDQRPTRLDLAWRTSESNHVGIHEFAKWAEAANTEMMLAVNLGSRGLDSARSFVEYTNHPGGTYWSDLRKKNGRAEPWDVRLWCLGNEMDGPWQVGHKTAAEYGHLANETAKAMRAFDDKLELIVCGSSHSEMPSYPQWEATVLEETYEQVDYISLHMYFENYEKNTAEFLALPEKLDRYIGTVGGVIDYVKAKKRSKKDVKISFDEWNVWYHERRSDSKRMKEWDWPHAPVLLEDIYNFEDVLQVGCILNTFIRRSDVVRIACIAQLVNVIAPIMTAPGGAAWRQTIYYPFKFASLHGRGTALHLDVTCPSYVSNVSPSVSYLDIAGVHDGDAGTLTFFAVNRHGSEPMAVDISLEGFGAAKSVEHTLIKHQDLEAKNTKENPDNVKPVSTSGAVLRDNALQVTVPPYSYSMIRVRL, from the coding sequence ATGGAAGCTCGGGTCACGGCACACGCACGCTATACGATCGCCGACATCGATAAAAGGCTCTACGGTTCGTTTCTCGAGCATCTCGGGCGCGCCGTCTATACCGGAATATATGAACCTGGTCATTCGACCGCCGACGCAAACGGCATGCGCGGTGACGTCCTGGATCTGGTTCGGGAACTGAACACTCCCGTCTGCCGCTATCCCGGCGGCAATTTCGTTTCCGCCTACAATTGGGAAGATGGCATCGGGCCTAAGGATCAGCGTCCGACCCGCCTCGATCTCGCCTGGCGGACGTCGGAATCAAACCATGTCGGTATCCACGAATTCGCCAAATGGGCCGAAGCCGCCAATACGGAAATGATGCTGGCGGTCAATCTCGGCTCGCGCGGCCTGGATTCGGCCCGCAGCTTCGTCGAATACACCAACCATCCTGGCGGGACTTACTGGTCGGACCTTCGCAAGAAGAACGGCCGGGCGGAACCCTGGGATGTCAGGCTCTGGTGCCTCGGCAACGAGATGGACGGCCCCTGGCAGGTCGGCCACAAGACGGCCGCCGAATATGGCCATCTTGCCAACGAGACCGCCAAGGCCATGCGCGCTTTTGACGACAAGCTCGAACTCATCGTCTGCGGTTCGTCGCATTCGGAAATGCCGTCCTATCCGCAATGGGAAGCGACGGTTCTCGAGGAGACCTATGAACAGGTCGACTACATCTCGCTTCATATGTATTTCGAGAACTACGAGAAGAACACTGCCGAATTCCTGGCCCTGCCTGAGAAACTCGACCGCTATATCGGCACCGTCGGCGGCGTGATCGACTACGTCAAGGCGAAGAAGCGCTCCAAGAAGGACGTCAAGATTTCCTTCGACGAGTGGAACGTCTGGTATCACGAGCGCCGCAGCGATTCCAAGCGCATGAAGGAATGGGACTGGCCGCATGCGCCGGTGCTGCTGGAAGACATCTACAATTTTGAGGACGTGCTACAGGTCGGCTGCATCCTCAACACCTTCATCCGCCGCTCCGATGTCGTGCGCATCGCCTGCATCGCCCAGCTCGTCAATGTCATCGCCCCGATCATGACCGCGCCGGGTGGCGCTGCCTGGCGGCAGACGATCTACTACCCCTTCAAATTTGCATCGCTTCATGGCCGTGGCACGGCGCTTCATCTCGACGTGACCTGCCCCAGCTATGTGTCGAATGTGTCGCCCAGCGTGTCCTATCTCGACATTGCGGGCGTGCATGATGGCGATGCCGGCACCCTTACCTTCTTCGCCGTCAACCGGCATGGCAGTGAGCCGATGGCGGTCGATATCTCGCTCGAAGGGTTCGGAGCGGCCAAGTCGGTCGAGCACACCCTGATCAAACACCAGGATTTGGAGGCCAAGAACACCAAGGAGAACCCGGACAATGTGAAGCCTGTCAGCACGTCTGGCGCGGTCCTCAGGGATAATGCGTTACAGGTAACCGTGCCGCCCTATTCCTACTCGATGATCAGAGTACGCTTGTAG
- a CDS encoding extracellular solute-binding protein translates to MPRLMTLAKCMALAAGLFASAAHAEETVVWWDFLSGGDGVRMKQLLSDFNAQHQGKIKIDATTLEWGTPFYAKVQTSAAVGEAPDMMTYHASRLPLAVKQGVVQEITADDWKTMGITKDDYATATWDAVTVDGKQYAVPFDTHPIVLYYNKDILKKAGLLTDDGKPKGMESRQAFTDTLKALKAAGVKFPLGSVTADGNFMFRTVYSLMGQQDGELMTDGKFLVGDNAKKLENSLAVLQEWTKEGLQSTYTDYPATVALFTSGEAAMMINGVWEVPTMTDLKKDGKLFEWGAVELPVIFNHPSTYADSHTFAIPANKGKDMTPEKRAAVLEVISWMDKNSLFWATAGHIPAYGPVTATAEYKAMQPNATYSVLTSNMIFDPKSPLAGIAGPMFDVMSNFFVPTLNGEMEPAKAVEEIKAGLDDL, encoded by the coding sequence ATGCCGAGACTTATGACTTTGGCGAAGTGCATGGCGTTGGCTGCGGGGCTGTTCGCATCCGCCGCACATGCCGAGGAAACCGTCGTGTGGTGGGACTTCCTCAGCGGCGGCGACGGCGTCCGGATGAAGCAGTTGCTTTCCGACTTCAACGCCCAACACCAGGGCAAGATCAAGATCGATGCGACGACGCTGGAATGGGGCACGCCCTTCTACGCCAAGGTCCAGACCTCGGCCGCTGTCGGCGAAGCTCCTGACATGATGACCTATCATGCCAGCCGGCTGCCGCTGGCGGTGAAGCAGGGCGTCGTCCAGGAAATCACGGCCGATGACTGGAAGACGATGGGCATCACCAAGGACGATTATGCGACCGCGACATGGGACGCGGTGACGGTCGATGGCAAGCAATATGCCGTGCCGTTCGATACGCACCCGATCGTGCTCTATTACAACAAGGACATCCTCAAGAAGGCTGGCCTCCTGACCGACGACGGTAAGCCGAAGGGCATGGAGTCGCGCCAGGCCTTCACCGATACGCTGAAGGCATTGAAGGCCGCGGGTGTGAAATTCCCGCTCGGTTCCGTGACTGCCGACGGCAACTTCATGTTCCGCACAGTCTATTCGCTGATGGGCCAGCAGGACGGCGAACTGATGACCGACGGCAAGTTCCTGGTCGGCGACAATGCCAAGAAGCTGGAAAATTCGCTGGCCGTGCTGCAGGAATGGACGAAGGAAGGGCTGCAGTCGACTTATACCGACTATCCCGCAACCGTCGCGCTGTTCACCTCGGGCGAAGCAGCGATGATGATCAACGGCGTCTGGGAAGTTCCCACGATGACCGACCTCAAGAAGGACGGCAAGCTGTTCGAATGGGGCGCCGTGGAACTGCCCGTCATCTTCAACCATCCGTCGACATATGCGGATAGCCATACCTTCGCCATCCCCGCCAACAAGGGCAAGGACATGACGCCGGAGAAGCGCGCGGCCGTGCTCGAGGTCATCAGCTGGATGGATAAGAACTCGCTCTTCTGGGCGACGGCAGGCCATATCCCGGCCTATGGGCCGGTGACCGCGACGGCGGAGTACAAGGCGATGCAGCCGAACGCGACCTATTCGGTGCTGACATCCAACATGATCTTCGACCCCAAATCGCCTCTTGCGGGCATTGCCGGTCCGATGTTCGATGTGATGTCGAATTTCTTCGTCCCGACCCTCAACGGCGAAATGGAGCCGGCCAAGGCCGTCGAGGAGATCAAGGCCGGACTGGACGATCTCTGA
- a CDS encoding carbohydrate ABC transporter permease, giving the protein MLRNTRSEALVAFILIAPFVAIYGLVFIYPLVKLFIISFTDAPLIGDGTYVGVENYTRLVGDRKFNTSFWNTAYFVLLTVVPGTLVAFGIALGVNRLSGRIQALVLSLFFLPYILPVSVVYYIWDWTLNLQFGVAMHVFDLFGIPRVPVFKSTTWFMPAVAVVTIWWTAGFSILLFLAGLRAIPVEIYEAAALDNAGIWSAFRRITWPLMWPITALVLTIQLILQLKIFDQVYLFSIGGRVNDNLVMVYYIFQRAFQSDQGGRAAAIAVVLFFMVIIVSVLNFQLTRLSGGRNR; this is encoded by the coding sequence ATGCTCAGGAATACGCGCAGCGAAGCGCTCGTCGCATTTATCCTCATCGCGCCCTTCGTCGCCATCTATGGGCTCGTCTTCATCTATCCGCTGGTCAAGCTCTTCATCATCAGCTTCACCGACGCGCCGCTCATTGGTGACGGCACCTATGTCGGCGTCGAGAATTACACGCGCCTCGTGGGCGACCGGAAGTTCAACACGTCGTTCTGGAACACTGCCTATTTCGTGCTGCTGACCGTCGTGCCGGGCACCCTGGTGGCCTTTGGCATAGCGCTCGGCGTCAACCGCCTCTCGGGCAGGATACAGGCGCTGGTCCTGTCGCTGTTTTTCCTGCCCTATATCCTGCCGGTCTCCGTCGTCTACTACATCTGGGATTGGACGCTGAACCTTCAGTTCGGCGTTGCGATGCACGTCTTCGATCTGTTCGGCATTCCCCGCGTGCCGGTTTTCAAATCGACGACCTGGTTCATGCCCGCCGTGGCTGTCGTGACGATCTGGTGGACCGCGGGCTTTTCCATCTTGCTTTTCCTGGCCGGCCTGCGCGCCATACCGGTCGAGATCTACGAGGCCGCGGCGCTCGACAATGCCGGCATCTGGTCGGCCTTCCGCCGCATCACCTGGCCGTTGATGTGGCCGATCACTGCGCTGGTTCTGACGATCCAGTTGATCCTGCAGCTCAAGATTTTCGACCAGGTTTATCTGTTCTCGATCGGGGGACGGGTGAACGACAATCTCGTGATGGTCTATTACATCTTCCAGCGCGCCTTCCAATCCGACCAGGGCGGACGCGCGGCAGCCATCGCTGTCGTGCTGTTCTTCATGGTGATTATCGTCTCGGTGCTCAATTTCCAGCTGACCAGGCTCTCGGGAGGGCGCAACCGATGA